The sequence CCGCCGGACTCGTCGACGAGAAGAATATATTCGAGTGGAGCGTTACCATTATCGGACCTCCAGATACTCTCTAGTACGCTCCAGATACTCTCTGTCTCCTTAGTTTAGGTTTTGTTTGAAATGGTATTACTTTCAGTTGATTACAGAGAGAAGTGAAGATTGCTCTGTCCTTTTTGTCTCAATGCtctttatgtttaaaaaaaaaagaataaagttGGTGACTTTGCAGTGAAGGAGGATTCTTTAACGCTATCATGACCTTCCCGCAGAATTATCCTAATAGCCCACCAAGCGTGCGGTTTATTTCAGACATGTGGCATCCTAATGGTTAGTCTGTCTCTTTAACCTTCTGACTGAAACAGAGGATTCAAAAGGAATGTGAATCAAATAACAAAAGGTGTTCCTTTATGCCATGTAGTTTATTCTGATGGTCGTGTTTGCATATCTATTCTTCACCCTCCTGGTGATGATCCAAGTGGTTATGAGCTTGCTAGCGAGCGCTGGATGCCTGTTCATACTGTATGTTAAACATGACTTTGTCTGCGTAGTAGATTAGACTCTAAGCTCTTAGTATTACACCATACATCAGTTACTCCGGTTAGATATTTTAAGTGATTTGTTTCAGGTTGAAAGTATTATGTTGAGTATTATATCTATGCTCTCTGGTCCCAACGATGAGTCTCCTGCAAACGTTGAAGCTGCTGTGAGTATTCCAACCCTCGTCAGATTCGTTTGCAAATGAAGATGCGGTCTTGCTCATGagtgtttttgtgtgtttgtagaAAGA comes from Brassica rapa cultivar Chiifu-401-42 chromosome A02, CAAS_Brap_v3.01, whole genome shotgun sequence and encodes:
- the LOC103851586 gene encoding ubiquitin-conjugating enzyme E2 7 → MASQASLLLQKQLKDLCKHPVDGFSAGLVDEKNIFEWSVTIIGPPDTLYEGGFFNAIMTFPQNYPNSPPSVRFISDMWHPNVYSDGRVCISILHPPGDDPSGYELASERWMPVHTVESIMLSIISMLSGPNDESPANVEAAKEWREKRDEFKKKVSRCVRKSQEML